The following are encoded together in the Hemicordylus capensis ecotype Gifberg chromosome 4, rHemCap1.1.pri, whole genome shotgun sequence genome:
- the TPD52L2 gene encoding tumor protein D54 isoform X2, whose protein sequence is MQSSNYPVVPLFAIPTLWNTTVGQIWTFNTLPHSGAPRHWLSPSKSASMMRHINLNSPNKGLLSDTMTDVPVDNASVATAPPPRASTYNGLTEAEEEELKSELAKVEEEIGTLRQVLAAKERHCGELKRKLGLTPLDGLKQNLSKSWHDVQVSNAYVSASSTLEDWNEKLTQSEAYKKTQETLSQAGQKTSAALSNVGSVISRKLGDMRAHPFSHSFSSYSIRHSISMPAMRNSATFKSFEDRVGTIKSRVVGSRENSVDELHSPSASGDKPPQDNAPF, encoded by the exons CTGTAGGGCAAATATGGACCTTCAACACCCTGCCCCACAGCGGGGCTCCCAGGCACTGGCTGTCTCCTTCGAAATCCGCTAGCATGATGCGCC ATATCAACCTTAACTCTCCCAACAAAGGTCTGCTGTCAGATACCATGACGGACGTCCCCGTGGATAATGCTAGTGTGGCTACTGCTCCTCCTCCGAGGGCCTCTACCTACAATGGGCTCACTGAAGCTGAGGAAGAGGAGCTAAAGTCTGAGCTGGCCAAG GTAGAAGAGGAAATTGGCACTCTGCGCCAGGTACTGGCTGCCAAAGAGAGACACTGCGGAGAGCTGAAAAGAAAGCTGGGGTTGACCCCGCTGGATGGGCTGAAGCAAAACCTCTCCAAGAGCTGGCATGATGTCCAGGTTTCCAATGC ATATGTTTCGGCCAGCAGCACTCTGGAGGACTGGAATGAGAAATTAACCCAATCAGAAGC TTACAAGAAGACGCAGGAAACGCTGTCACAGGCAGGACAGAAGACTTCTGCTGCCCTTTCCAATGTTGGTTCTGTGATCAGCCGGAAACTTGGAGACATGAG GGCCCATCCCTTCTCGCATTCCTTTAG CAGCTACTCCATTCGTCACTCGATAAGTATGCCAGCTATGAG AAACTCTGCAACTTTCAAGTCCTTTGAAGACCGAGTGGGAACCATAAAG TCCAGAGTGGTGGGCAGCAGAGAGAACAGCGTTGACGAGCTCCACTCCCCCTCGGCATCCGGTGACAAGCCCCCACAGGACAACGCACCTTTCTAA
- the TPD52L2 gene encoding tumor protein D54 isoform X4, with protein sequence MQSSNYPVVPLFAIPTLWNTTVGQIWTFNTLPHSGAPRHWLSPSKSASMMRRLLSDTMTDVPVDNASVATAPPPRASTYNGLTEAEEEELKSELAKVEEEIGTLRQVLAAKERHCGELKRKLGLTPLDGLKQNLSKSWHDVQVSNAYVSASSTLEDWNEKLTQSEAYKKTQETLSQAGQKTSAALSNVGSVISRKLGDMRAHPFSHSFSSYSIRHSISMPAMRNSATFKSFEDRVGTIKSRVVGSRENSVDELHSPSASGDKPPQDNAPF encoded by the exons CTGTAGGGCAAATATGGACCTTCAACACCCTGCCCCACAGCGGGGCTCCCAGGCACTGGCTGTCTCCTTCGAAATCCGCTAGCATGATGCGCC GTCTGCTGTCAGATACCATGACGGACGTCCCCGTGGATAATGCTAGTGTGGCTACTGCTCCTCCTCCGAGGGCCTCTACCTACAATGGGCTCACTGAAGCTGAGGAAGAGGAGCTAAAGTCTGAGCTGGCCAAG GTAGAAGAGGAAATTGGCACTCTGCGCCAGGTACTGGCTGCCAAAGAGAGACACTGCGGAGAGCTGAAAAGAAAGCTGGGGTTGACCCCGCTGGATGGGCTGAAGCAAAACCTCTCCAAGAGCTGGCATGATGTCCAGGTTTCCAATGC ATATGTTTCGGCCAGCAGCACTCTGGAGGACTGGAATGAGAAATTAACCCAATCAGAAGC TTACAAGAAGACGCAGGAAACGCTGTCACAGGCAGGACAGAAGACTTCTGCTGCCCTTTCCAATGTTGGTTCTGTGATCAGCCGGAAACTTGGAGACATGAG GGCCCATCCCTTCTCGCATTCCTTTAG CAGCTACTCCATTCGTCACTCGATAAGTATGCCAGCTATGAG AAACTCTGCAACTTTCAAGTCCTTTGAAGACCGAGTGGGAACCATAAAG TCCAGAGTGGTGGGCAGCAGAGAGAACAGCGTTGACGAGCTCCACTCCCCCTCGGCATCCGGTGACAAGCCCCCACAGGACAACGCACCTTTCTAA
- the TPD52L2 gene encoding tumor protein D54 isoform X5, whose translation MGSRRVVAFSPEVRLSPTRQAVGRQSVGQIWTFNTLPHSGAPRHWLSPSKSASMMRHINLNSPNKGLLSDTMTDVPVDNASVATAPPPRASTYNGLTEAEEEELKSELAKVEEEIGTLRQVLAAKERHCGELKRKLGLTPLDGLKQNLSKSWHDVQVSNAYKKTQETLSQAGQKTSAALSNVGSVISRKLGDMRAHPFSHSFSSYSIRHSISMPAMRNSATFKSFEDRVGTIKSRVVGSRENSVDELHSPSASGDKPPQDNAPF comes from the exons CTGTAGGGCAAATATGGACCTTCAACACCCTGCCCCACAGCGGGGCTCCCAGGCACTGGCTGTCTCCTTCGAAATCCGCTAGCATGATGCGCC ATATCAACCTTAACTCTCCCAACAAAGGTCTGCTGTCAGATACCATGACGGACGTCCCCGTGGATAATGCTAGTGTGGCTACTGCTCCTCCTCCGAGGGCCTCTACCTACAATGGGCTCACTGAAGCTGAGGAAGAGGAGCTAAAGTCTGAGCTGGCCAAG GTAGAAGAGGAAATTGGCACTCTGCGCCAGGTACTGGCTGCCAAAGAGAGACACTGCGGAGAGCTGAAAAGAAAGCTGGGGTTGACCCCGCTGGATGGGCTGAAGCAAAACCTCTCCAAGAGCTGGCATGATGTCCAGGTTTCCAATGC TTACAAGAAGACGCAGGAAACGCTGTCACAGGCAGGACAGAAGACTTCTGCTGCCCTTTCCAATGTTGGTTCTGTGATCAGCCGGAAACTTGGAGACATGAG GGCCCATCCCTTCTCGCATTCCTTTAG CAGCTACTCCATTCGTCACTCGATAAGTATGCCAGCTATGAG AAACTCTGCAACTTTCAAGTCCTTTGAAGACCGAGTGGGAACCATAAAG TCCAGAGTGGTGGGCAGCAGAGAGAACAGCGTTGACGAGCTCCACTCCCCCTCGGCATCCGGTGACAAGCCCCCACAGGACAACGCACCTTTCTAA
- the TPD52L2 gene encoding tumor protein D54 isoform X1, producing MGSRRVVAFSPEVRLSPTRQAVGRQSVGQIWTFNTLPHSGAPRHWLSPSKSASMMRHINLNSPNKGLLSDTMTDVPVDNASVATAPPPRASTYNGLTEAEEEELKSELAKVEEEIGTLRQVLAAKERHCGELKRKLGLTPLDGLKQNLSKSWHDVQVSNAYVSASSTLEDWNEKLTQSEAYKKTQETLSQAGQKTSAALSNVGSVISRKLGDMRAHPFSHSFSSYSIRHSISMPAMRNSATFKSFEDRVGTIKSRVVGSRENSVDELHSPSASGDKPPQDNAPF from the exons CTGTAGGGCAAATATGGACCTTCAACACCCTGCCCCACAGCGGGGCTCCCAGGCACTGGCTGTCTCCTTCGAAATCCGCTAGCATGATGCGCC ATATCAACCTTAACTCTCCCAACAAAGGTCTGCTGTCAGATACCATGACGGACGTCCCCGTGGATAATGCTAGTGTGGCTACTGCTCCTCCTCCGAGGGCCTCTACCTACAATGGGCTCACTGAAGCTGAGGAAGAGGAGCTAAAGTCTGAGCTGGCCAAG GTAGAAGAGGAAATTGGCACTCTGCGCCAGGTACTGGCTGCCAAAGAGAGACACTGCGGAGAGCTGAAAAGAAAGCTGGGGTTGACCCCGCTGGATGGGCTGAAGCAAAACCTCTCCAAGAGCTGGCATGATGTCCAGGTTTCCAATGC ATATGTTTCGGCCAGCAGCACTCTGGAGGACTGGAATGAGAAATTAACCCAATCAGAAGC TTACAAGAAGACGCAGGAAACGCTGTCACAGGCAGGACAGAAGACTTCTGCTGCCCTTTCCAATGTTGGTTCTGTGATCAGCCGGAAACTTGGAGACATGAG GGCCCATCCCTTCTCGCATTCCTTTAG CAGCTACTCCATTCGTCACTCGATAAGTATGCCAGCTATGAG AAACTCTGCAACTTTCAAGTCCTTTGAAGACCGAGTGGGAACCATAAAG TCCAGAGTGGTGGGCAGCAGAGAGAACAGCGTTGACGAGCTCCACTCCCCCTCGGCATCCGGTGACAAGCCCCCACAGGACAACGCACCTTTCTAA
- the TPD52L2 gene encoding tumor protein D54 isoform X3 encodes MGSRRVVAFSPEVRLSPTRQAVGRQSVGQIWTFNTLPHSGAPRHWLSPSKSASMMRRLLSDTMTDVPVDNASVATAPPPRASTYNGLTEAEEEELKSELAKVEEEIGTLRQVLAAKERHCGELKRKLGLTPLDGLKQNLSKSWHDVQVSNAYVSASSTLEDWNEKLTQSEAYKKTQETLSQAGQKTSAALSNVGSVISRKLGDMRAHPFSHSFSSYSIRHSISMPAMRNSATFKSFEDRVGTIKSRVVGSRENSVDELHSPSASGDKPPQDNAPF; translated from the exons CTGTAGGGCAAATATGGACCTTCAACACCCTGCCCCACAGCGGGGCTCCCAGGCACTGGCTGTCTCCTTCGAAATCCGCTAGCATGATGCGCC GTCTGCTGTCAGATACCATGACGGACGTCCCCGTGGATAATGCTAGTGTGGCTACTGCTCCTCCTCCGAGGGCCTCTACCTACAATGGGCTCACTGAAGCTGAGGAAGAGGAGCTAAAGTCTGAGCTGGCCAAG GTAGAAGAGGAAATTGGCACTCTGCGCCAGGTACTGGCTGCCAAAGAGAGACACTGCGGAGAGCTGAAAAGAAAGCTGGGGTTGACCCCGCTGGATGGGCTGAAGCAAAACCTCTCCAAGAGCTGGCATGATGTCCAGGTTTCCAATGC ATATGTTTCGGCCAGCAGCACTCTGGAGGACTGGAATGAGAAATTAACCCAATCAGAAGC TTACAAGAAGACGCAGGAAACGCTGTCACAGGCAGGACAGAAGACTTCTGCTGCCCTTTCCAATGTTGGTTCTGTGATCAGCCGGAAACTTGGAGACATGAG GGCCCATCCCTTCTCGCATTCCTTTAG CAGCTACTCCATTCGTCACTCGATAAGTATGCCAGCTATGAG AAACTCTGCAACTTTCAAGTCCTTTGAAGACCGAGTGGGAACCATAAAG TCCAGAGTGGTGGGCAGCAGAGAGAACAGCGTTGACGAGCTCCACTCCCCCTCGGCATCCGGTGACAAGCCCCCACAGGACAACGCACCTTTCTAA
- the TPD52L2 gene encoding tumor protein D54 isoform X6 translates to MGSRRVVAFSPEVRLSPTRQAVGRQSVGQIWTFNTLPHSGAPRHWLSPSKSASMMRHINLNSPNKGLLSDTMTDVPVDNASVATAPPPRASTYNGLTEAEEEELKSELAKVEEEIGTLRQVLAAKERHCGELKRKLGLTPLDGLKQNLSKSWHDVQVSNAYVSASSTLEDWNEKLTQSEAYKKTQETLSQAGQKTSAALSNVGSVISRKLGDMRNSATFKSFEDRVGTIKSRVVGSRENSVDELHSPSASGDKPPQDNAPF, encoded by the exons CTGTAGGGCAAATATGGACCTTCAACACCCTGCCCCACAGCGGGGCTCCCAGGCACTGGCTGTCTCCTTCGAAATCCGCTAGCATGATGCGCC ATATCAACCTTAACTCTCCCAACAAAGGTCTGCTGTCAGATACCATGACGGACGTCCCCGTGGATAATGCTAGTGTGGCTACTGCTCCTCCTCCGAGGGCCTCTACCTACAATGGGCTCACTGAAGCTGAGGAAGAGGAGCTAAAGTCTGAGCTGGCCAAG GTAGAAGAGGAAATTGGCACTCTGCGCCAGGTACTGGCTGCCAAAGAGAGACACTGCGGAGAGCTGAAAAGAAAGCTGGGGTTGACCCCGCTGGATGGGCTGAAGCAAAACCTCTCCAAGAGCTGGCATGATGTCCAGGTTTCCAATGC ATATGTTTCGGCCAGCAGCACTCTGGAGGACTGGAATGAGAAATTAACCCAATCAGAAGC TTACAAGAAGACGCAGGAAACGCTGTCACAGGCAGGACAGAAGACTTCTGCTGCCCTTTCCAATGTTGGTTCTGTGATCAGCCGGAAACTTGGAGACATGAG AAACTCTGCAACTTTCAAGTCCTTTGAAGACCGAGTGGGAACCATAAAG TCCAGAGTGGTGGGCAGCAGAGAGAACAGCGTTGACGAGCTCCACTCCCCCTCGGCATCCGGTGACAAGCCCCCACAGGACAACGCACCTTTCTAA
- the TPD52L2 gene encoding tumor protein D54 isoform X7, translating into MTLRLAPSGNRKSVDINLNSPNKGLLSDTMTDVPVDNASVATAPPPRASTYNGLTEAEEEELKSELAKVEEEIGTLRQVLAAKERHCGELKRKLGLTPLDGLKQNLSKSWHDVQVSNAYVSASSTLEDWNEKLTQSEAYKKTQETLSQAGQKTSAALSNVGSVISRKLGDMRAHPFSHSFSSYSIRHSISMPAMRNSATFKSFEDRVGTIKSRVVGSRENSVDELHSPSASGDKPPQDNAPF; encoded by the exons ATGACACTCAGACTTGCGCCTTCCGGAAACAGGAAGTCAGTGG ATATCAACCTTAACTCTCCCAACAAAGGTCTGCTGTCAGATACCATGACGGACGTCCCCGTGGATAATGCTAGTGTGGCTACTGCTCCTCCTCCGAGGGCCTCTACCTACAATGGGCTCACTGAAGCTGAGGAAGAGGAGCTAAAGTCTGAGCTGGCCAAG GTAGAAGAGGAAATTGGCACTCTGCGCCAGGTACTGGCTGCCAAAGAGAGACACTGCGGAGAGCTGAAAAGAAAGCTGGGGTTGACCCCGCTGGATGGGCTGAAGCAAAACCTCTCCAAGAGCTGGCATGATGTCCAGGTTTCCAATGC ATATGTTTCGGCCAGCAGCACTCTGGAGGACTGGAATGAGAAATTAACCCAATCAGAAGC TTACAAGAAGACGCAGGAAACGCTGTCACAGGCAGGACAGAAGACTTCTGCTGCCCTTTCCAATGTTGGTTCTGTGATCAGCCGGAAACTTGGAGACATGAG GGCCCATCCCTTCTCGCATTCCTTTAG CAGCTACTCCATTCGTCACTCGATAAGTATGCCAGCTATGAG AAACTCTGCAACTTTCAAGTCCTTTGAAGACCGAGTGGGAACCATAAAG TCCAGAGTGGTGGGCAGCAGAGAGAACAGCGTTGACGAGCTCCACTCCCCCTCGGCATCCGGTGACAAGCCCCCACAGGACAACGCACCTTTCTAA
- the TPD52L2 gene encoding tumor protein D54 isoform X9 yields the protein MESASQDINLNSPNKGLLSDTMTDVPVDNASVATAPPPRASTYNGLTEAEEEELKSELAKVEEEIGTLRQVLAAKERHCGELKRKLGLTPLDGLKQNLSKSWHDVQVSNAYVSASSTLEDWNEKLTQSEAYKKTQETLSQAGQKTSAALSNVGSVISRKLGDMRAHPFSHSFSSYSIRHSISMPAMRNSATFKSFEDRVGTIKSRVVGSRENSVDELHSPSASGDKPPQDNAPF from the exons ATGGAGAGCGCCAGCCAGG ATATCAACCTTAACTCTCCCAACAAAGGTCTGCTGTCAGATACCATGACGGACGTCCCCGTGGATAATGCTAGTGTGGCTACTGCTCCTCCTCCGAGGGCCTCTACCTACAATGGGCTCACTGAAGCTGAGGAAGAGGAGCTAAAGTCTGAGCTGGCCAAG GTAGAAGAGGAAATTGGCACTCTGCGCCAGGTACTGGCTGCCAAAGAGAGACACTGCGGAGAGCTGAAAAGAAAGCTGGGGTTGACCCCGCTGGATGGGCTGAAGCAAAACCTCTCCAAGAGCTGGCATGATGTCCAGGTTTCCAATGC ATATGTTTCGGCCAGCAGCACTCTGGAGGACTGGAATGAGAAATTAACCCAATCAGAAGC TTACAAGAAGACGCAGGAAACGCTGTCACAGGCAGGACAGAAGACTTCTGCTGCCCTTTCCAATGTTGGTTCTGTGATCAGCCGGAAACTTGGAGACATGAG GGCCCATCCCTTCTCGCATTCCTTTAG CAGCTACTCCATTCGTCACTCGATAAGTATGCCAGCTATGAG AAACTCTGCAACTTTCAAGTCCTTTGAAGACCGAGTGGGAACCATAAAG TCCAGAGTGGTGGGCAGCAGAGAGAACAGCGTTGACGAGCTCCACTCCCCCTCGGCATCCGGTGACAAGCCCCCACAGGACAACGCACCTTTCTAA
- the TPD52L2 gene encoding tumor protein D54 isoform X10, with translation MESASQGLLSDTMTDVPVDNASVATAPPPRASTYNGLTEAEEEELKSELAKVEEEIGTLRQVLAAKERHCGELKRKLGLTPLDGLKQNLSKSWHDVQVSNAYVSASSTLEDWNEKLTQSEAYKKTQETLSQAGQKTSAALSNVGSVISRKLGDMRAHPFSHSFSSYSIRHSISMPAMRNSATFKSFEDRVGTIKSRVVGSRENSVDELHSPSASGDKPPQDNAPF, from the exons ATGGAGAGCGCCAGCCAGG GTCTGCTGTCAGATACCATGACGGACGTCCCCGTGGATAATGCTAGTGTGGCTACTGCTCCTCCTCCGAGGGCCTCTACCTACAATGGGCTCACTGAAGCTGAGGAAGAGGAGCTAAAGTCTGAGCTGGCCAAG GTAGAAGAGGAAATTGGCACTCTGCGCCAGGTACTGGCTGCCAAAGAGAGACACTGCGGAGAGCTGAAAAGAAAGCTGGGGTTGACCCCGCTGGATGGGCTGAAGCAAAACCTCTCCAAGAGCTGGCATGATGTCCAGGTTTCCAATGC ATATGTTTCGGCCAGCAGCACTCTGGAGGACTGGAATGAGAAATTAACCCAATCAGAAGC TTACAAGAAGACGCAGGAAACGCTGTCACAGGCAGGACAGAAGACTTCTGCTGCCCTTTCCAATGTTGGTTCTGTGATCAGCCGGAAACTTGGAGACATGAG GGCCCATCCCTTCTCGCATTCCTTTAG CAGCTACTCCATTCGTCACTCGATAAGTATGCCAGCTATGAG AAACTCTGCAACTTTCAAGTCCTTTGAAGACCGAGTGGGAACCATAAAG TCCAGAGTGGTGGGCAGCAGAGAGAACAGCGTTGACGAGCTCCACTCCCCCTCGGCATCCGGTGACAAGCCCCCACAGGACAACGCACCTTTCTAA
- the TPD52L2 gene encoding tumor protein D54 isoform X12, whose translation MESASQDINLNSPNKGLLSDTMTDVPVDNASVATAPPPRASTYNGLTEAEEEELKSELAKVEEEIGTLRQVLAAKERHCGELKRKLGLTPLDGLKQNLSKSWHDVQVSNAYKKTQETLSQAGQKTSAALSNVGSVISRKLGDMRAHPFSHSFSSYSIRHSISMPAMRNSATFKSFEDRVGTIKSRVVGSRENSVDELHSPSASGDKPPQDNAPF comes from the exons ATGGAGAGCGCCAGCCAGG ATATCAACCTTAACTCTCCCAACAAAGGTCTGCTGTCAGATACCATGACGGACGTCCCCGTGGATAATGCTAGTGTGGCTACTGCTCCTCCTCCGAGGGCCTCTACCTACAATGGGCTCACTGAAGCTGAGGAAGAGGAGCTAAAGTCTGAGCTGGCCAAG GTAGAAGAGGAAATTGGCACTCTGCGCCAGGTACTGGCTGCCAAAGAGAGACACTGCGGAGAGCTGAAAAGAAAGCTGGGGTTGACCCCGCTGGATGGGCTGAAGCAAAACCTCTCCAAGAGCTGGCATGATGTCCAGGTTTCCAATGC TTACAAGAAGACGCAGGAAACGCTGTCACAGGCAGGACAGAAGACTTCTGCTGCCCTTTCCAATGTTGGTTCTGTGATCAGCCGGAAACTTGGAGACATGAG GGCCCATCCCTTCTCGCATTCCTTTAG CAGCTACTCCATTCGTCACTCGATAAGTATGCCAGCTATGAG AAACTCTGCAACTTTCAAGTCCTTTGAAGACCGAGTGGGAACCATAAAG TCCAGAGTGGTGGGCAGCAGAGAGAACAGCGTTGACGAGCTCCACTCCCCCTCGGCATCCGGTGACAAGCCCCCACAGGACAACGCACCTTTCTAA
- the TPD52L2 gene encoding tumor protein D54 isoform X15 — protein sequence MESASQDINLNSPNKGLLSDTMTDVPVDNASVATAPPPRASTYNGLTEAEEEELKSELAKVEEEIGTLRQVLAAKERHCGELKRKLGLTPLDGLKQNLSKSWHDVQVSNAYKKTQETLSQAGQKTSAALSNVGSVISRKLGDMRNSATFKSFEDRVGTIKSRVVGSRENSVDELHSPSASGDKPPQDNAPF from the exons ATGGAGAGCGCCAGCCAGG ATATCAACCTTAACTCTCCCAACAAAGGTCTGCTGTCAGATACCATGACGGACGTCCCCGTGGATAATGCTAGTGTGGCTACTGCTCCTCCTCCGAGGGCCTCTACCTACAATGGGCTCACTGAAGCTGAGGAAGAGGAGCTAAAGTCTGAGCTGGCCAAG GTAGAAGAGGAAATTGGCACTCTGCGCCAGGTACTGGCTGCCAAAGAGAGACACTGCGGAGAGCTGAAAAGAAAGCTGGGGTTGACCCCGCTGGATGGGCTGAAGCAAAACCTCTCCAAGAGCTGGCATGATGTCCAGGTTTCCAATGC TTACAAGAAGACGCAGGAAACGCTGTCACAGGCAGGACAGAAGACTTCTGCTGCCCTTTCCAATGTTGGTTCTGTGATCAGCCGGAAACTTGGAGACATGAG AAACTCTGCAACTTTCAAGTCCTTTGAAGACCGAGTGGGAACCATAAAG TCCAGAGTGGTGGGCAGCAGAGAGAACAGCGTTGACGAGCTCCACTCCCCCTCGGCATCCGGTGACAAGCCCCCACAGGACAACGCACCTTTCTAA
- the TPD52L2 gene encoding tumor protein D54 isoform X13: MTDVPVDNASVATAPPPRASTYNGLTEAEEEELKSELAKVEEEIGTLRQVLAAKERHCGELKRKLGLTPLDGLKQNLSKSWHDVQVSNAYVSASSTLEDWNEKLTQSEAYKKTQETLSQAGQKTSAALSNVGSVISRKLGDMRAHPFSHSFSSYSIRHSISMPAMRNSATFKSFEDRVGTIKSRVVGSRENSVDELHSPSASGDKPPQDNAPF; the protein is encoded by the exons ATGACGGACGTCCCCGTGGATAATGCTAGTGTGGCTACTGCTCCTCCTCCGAGGGCCTCTACCTACAATGGGCTCACTGAAGCTGAGGAAGAGGAGCTAAAGTCTGAGCTGGCCAAG GTAGAAGAGGAAATTGGCACTCTGCGCCAGGTACTGGCTGCCAAAGAGAGACACTGCGGAGAGCTGAAAAGAAAGCTGGGGTTGACCCCGCTGGATGGGCTGAAGCAAAACCTCTCCAAGAGCTGGCATGATGTCCAGGTTTCCAATGC ATATGTTTCGGCCAGCAGCACTCTGGAGGACTGGAATGAGAAATTAACCCAATCAGAAGC TTACAAGAAGACGCAGGAAACGCTGTCACAGGCAGGACAGAAGACTTCTGCTGCCCTTTCCAATGTTGGTTCTGTGATCAGCCGGAAACTTGGAGACATGAG GGCCCATCCCTTCTCGCATTCCTTTAG CAGCTACTCCATTCGTCACTCGATAAGTATGCCAGCTATGAG AAACTCTGCAACTTTCAAGTCCTTTGAAGACCGAGTGGGAACCATAAAG TCCAGAGTGGTGGGCAGCAGAGAGAACAGCGTTGACGAGCTCCACTCCCCCTCGGCATCCGGTGACAAGCCCCCACAGGACAACGCACCTTTCTAA